The Lysobacter gummosus genome includes a region encoding these proteins:
- a CDS encoding GtrA family protein, with product MISRRFILFVLAGGAAAVVNFGSRIALSTWMDYVPAITLAYCLGMATAFVLNKIFVFQADGAARLHRQIGWFVAVNLAAVLQTIAISLLLVRVVLPAIGVHAHAETIAHAIGIAVPVVTSYFGHKYLSFAPGRSE from the coding sequence TTGATTTCGCGCCGCTTCATTCTTTTCGTTCTGGCGGGCGGGGCCGCGGCCGTGGTCAATTTCGGCTCGCGGATCGCGCTGAGTACGTGGATGGACTATGTCCCTGCCATCACGCTCGCCTATTGCCTGGGTATGGCGACGGCCTTCGTCCTCAACAAGATTTTCGTTTTCCAGGCCGACGGCGCGGCGCGGCTACATCGCCAGATCGGCTGGTTCGTCGCGGTCAACCTTGCCGCGGTACTGCAGACGATCGCGATCAGTTTGCTACTGGTTCGCGTGGTGCTGCCGGCGATCGGAGTTCACGCTCACGCAGAAACGATCGCGCACGCCATCGGCATCGCTGTTCCCGTCGTTACGAGCTACTTCGGGCACAAATACCTTTCTTTCGCGCCGGGCAGGAGCGAATAA
- a CDS encoding NAD(P)/FAD-dependent oxidoreductase — protein MTTAPKRFAIVGSGPMGLMAAMELLKQGHQVDIYERDDRIGGMSASFNFDGLKIERYYHFICKTDHALFELLDSLGLSDRLKWTDTKMGYYYDGKLYKWGTPFALLAFPKLGLISKFRYALHVMVTKGIKDWTALDRVNATAWLRRWLGERGYDVLWRRTFHLKFFEYTDNLSASWIGTRIKRIALSRRSLLSESLGYIEGGSETVLEAMERFILEHGGRIHLKQGIDQVNVDQGRVTGVRVAGEDRACDAVLSTAPIQYVPGMVPALPREFADRIRRIENIPVACVILKLRHALSANFWMNISDPEIEIPGVIEYSNLNPGTGEGEHILYAPFYMPKTHPKWSRSNEQLIDEVVGYLSKINPAFGPDWIVARHCHRYDFAQTICPPGFQAMLPAMKTPVPGFYMADTSYYYPEDRSINESIAVGRTLAAVAAAD, from the coding sequence ATGACCACTGCACCGAAACGTTTCGCGATCGTCGGCTCCGGCCCGATGGGATTGATGGCGGCCATGGAACTTCTCAAGCAGGGTCACCAGGTCGATATCTACGAACGCGACGATCGCATCGGCGGCATGTCGGCCAGCTTTAATTTCGATGGCCTCAAGATCGAACGCTACTATCACTTCATCTGCAAGACCGACCACGCTCTGTTCGAGTTGCTGGATTCGCTTGGTTTGTCGGACCGGCTGAAGTGGACCGACACCAAGATGGGCTATTACTACGACGGCAAGTTGTACAAGTGGGGTACGCCCTTCGCGTTGCTGGCGTTCCCCAAGCTTGGCCTCATCAGCAAGTTTCGTTACGCCCTGCATGTAATGGTGACCAAGGGCATCAAGGACTGGACAGCGCTGGATCGGGTCAACGCTACCGCATGGCTGCGCCGCTGGCTGGGCGAGCGGGGTTACGACGTGCTTTGGCGCCGCACCTTCCATCTCAAATTCTTCGAATACACCGACAATCTTTCGGCCTCGTGGATCGGCACGCGGATCAAACGCATCGCCCTGTCCCGGCGCAGTCTGCTGAGCGAGAGCCTGGGTTATATCGAAGGTGGCTCGGAGACCGTGCTGGAAGCGATGGAGCGCTTCATCCTCGAGCACGGCGGCAGGATCCATCTCAAGCAAGGCATCGATCAAGTCAACGTCGATCAAGGCCGGGTCACCGGCGTGCGCGTAGCCGGCGAGGACCGCGCCTGCGACGCCGTGCTATCAACCGCTCCGATCCAGTACGTGCCGGGCATGGTCCCGGCGCTGCCGCGCGAATTCGCCGATCGCATACGCCGGATCGAGAACATCCCGGTGGCTTGCGTCATCCTCAAGTTGCGCCATGCGCTAAGCGCGAACTTCTGGATGAACATCAGCGATCCGGAGATCGAAATCCCAGGCGTCATCGAGTACTCCAACCTCAATCCCGGCACGGGCGAGGGCGAGCACATCCTGTACGCGCCGTTCTATATGCCCAAGACCCATCCCAAGTGGTCCCGCAGCAACGAACAGTTGATCGACGAGGTCGTCGGCTATCTGTCGAAGATCAATCCCGCGTTCGGCCCCGACTGGATTGTCGCCCGTCATTGCCATCGCTACGACTTCGCCCAGACCATTTGCCCGCCGGGCTTCCAGGCCATGCTGCCGGCGATGAAGACGCCGGTGCCAGGTTTTTACATGGCCGATACTTCGTATTACTACCCCGAGGATCGATCGATCAACGAGAGCATAGCGGTTGGACGCACACTCGCCGCCGTCGCCGCCGCCGATTAA
- a CDS encoding NAD-dependent epimerase/dehydratase family protein, with translation MNDKHAKIVLTGAAGLVGQNLIVELKAQGYTRLVAIDKHAYNLDILKSLHPDVEAIHADLADPAETAKWEPALRDARCLIQLHAQITGKHGELFIRNNIDATRVVLEACKRQRMPYLVHISSSVVNSVANDDYTNTKKQQEAMVVHSGLRHCVLRPTLMFGWFDPKHLGWLSRFMARTPVFPIPGDGKFMRQPLYERDFCRCIVKCIEREPQGAIYDIVGDTRITYVDIIKTIKAAKGLRTWIVHIPIAWFAFLLRTYAVFSRKPPFTVDQLKALSAGDDFKGVDTQAVFGVAQHAFEDAVRESYCDPTYSKIVLKR, from the coding sequence ATGAACGACAAGCACGCCAAGATCGTACTGACCGGCGCCGCCGGACTGGTCGGCCAGAATTTGATCGTCGAGTTGAAGGCACAGGGCTATACCCGGCTGGTCGCGATTGACAAGCACGCCTACAACCTAGACATCCTCAAGTCGCTGCATCCCGATGTCGAAGCCATTCACGCGGATCTGGCGGACCCTGCCGAAACGGCGAAGTGGGAACCGGCCCTGCGCGACGCGCGTTGCCTGATCCAGCTGCATGCGCAGATCACCGGCAAGCACGGCGAGTTGTTCATCCGCAACAACATCGACGCCACCCGCGTCGTCCTGGAGGCGTGCAAGCGCCAGCGGATGCCGTATCTGGTGCACATAAGCTCGTCGGTGGTGAATTCGGTCGCCAACGACGATTACACCAATACGAAGAAGCAGCAGGAGGCCATGGTCGTGCACAGCGGCCTGCGCCACTGCGTGCTGCGTCCGACTCTGATGTTCGGCTGGTTCGATCCCAAGCACCTGGGCTGGCTGTCGCGCTTCATGGCGCGCACGCCGGTATTCCCGATCCCGGGCGACGGCAAGTTCATGCGCCAGCCGCTGTACGAGCGCGACTTCTGCCGCTGCATCGTCAAGTGCATCGAGCGCGAACCGCAAGGCGCGATCTACGACATCGTCGGCGACACTCGCATTACCTATGTCGACATCATCAAGACCATCAAGGCGGCCAAGGGCTTGCGCACCTGGATCGTGCATATCCCCATCGCCTGGTTCGCTTTTCTGCTGCGGACCTATGCCGTGTTCAGTCGCAAGCCGCCGTTTACCGTGGATCAGCTCAAAGCCTTGTCGGCCGGCGACGACTTCAAGGGCGTGGACACTCAGGCGGTGTTCGGAGTCGCCCAGCATGCCTTCGAGGACGCGGTGCGCGAGAGCTACTGCGATCCGACCTATTCTAAGATCGTTCTCAAGCGCTGA
- a CDS encoding SDR family oxidoreductase: MYRVLIIGATSAIAEATARVYAARGAALYLVGRDLDRLSAIAADLGVRGAGKTAVSAFDVNAYERHQDVLDAAWAEFGQIDLVLIAHGTLPDQAACEASAELALREFSTNGLSTIALATAIAPRLKSGSTLAAISSVAGDRGRASNYLYGSAKAAVSTFFSGLRQRLNADGINVLTIKPGFVDTPMTRSFKKGALWATPDRIARGIVDAIDKRRGVAYLPWFWWGIMQAIKNIPEFVFRRIKL; the protein is encoded by the coding sequence ATGTACCGAGTCCTGATCATCGGCGCCACATCGGCCATCGCCGAGGCCACCGCCCGTGTTTACGCCGCTCGCGGCGCCGCGCTGTATCTGGTCGGTCGCGACCTGGACCGGCTGAGCGCGATCGCCGCCGACCTGGGCGTACGCGGCGCCGGCAAGACCGCGGTGAGCGCGTTCGACGTCAACGCTTACGAGCGGCATCAGGACGTGCTCGACGCGGCCTGGGCCGAGTTCGGCCAGATCGATCTGGTTCTGATCGCGCACGGTACCTTGCCCGACCAGGCGGCTTGCGAGGCGTCGGCGGAACTGGCGCTGCGCGAGTTTTCCACCAATGGCTTGTCCACCATCGCGTTGGCCACGGCGATCGCTCCGCGGCTCAAGTCCGGTTCCACGCTGGCGGCGATCTCGTCCGTCGCCGGCGATCGCGGCCGTGCCAGCAACTATCTTTACGGCAGCGCCAAAGCCGCGGTCAGCACCTTTTTCAGCGGCCTGCGCCAACGTCTCAACGCCGACGGGATCAATGTGCTGACGATCAAGCCGGGCTTCGTCGATACGCCGATGACCCGGTCGTTCAAGAAAGGCGCGTTGTGGGCCACGCCCGACCGGATAGCGCGCGGCATCGTCGATGCGATCGACAAGCGCCGCGGCGTGGCCTACCTGCCATGGTTCTGGTGGGGAATCATGCAGGCGATCAAGAACATCCCCGAATTCGTCTTTCGCCGTATCAAGCTGTAA
- a CDS encoding FAD-binding oxidoreductase, which yields MTRPGQSWGRYPQARQRIVPLTDRRQPLPQVDGSVLPYGNGRSYGDSCLNPDGTLLHLRGLDRFIAFDSASGVLRCEAGVTLADIIAIALPQGWFLPVTPGTRYVTVGGAIANDVHGKNHHGSGNFGHHLRCFELLRSDGSRQVCAPGEDLFAASVGGLGLTGAIVWAELQLRRVPGPWMEVESIRFGQLDDFFALSAQSAHSHEYTVAWIDCMARGRSLGRGHFLRADHAPGDAGRHVPASATPMAMPFTPPMSLVNRLSLRPLNALYYHRQRAPRRRDSVHYANYFYPLDGIGDWNRMYGPRGFFQHQCVLPPANARDGIAAMLGEISRDGGGSFLAVLKEFGEIPSLGLLSFPRPGTTLALDFPNGGPATFALLDRLDAIVAEAGGAVYPAKDARMSGRLFRSAYPQWPRFQAHIDPKFSSGFWRRVME from the coding sequence ATGACCCGGCCGGGCCAATCCTGGGGGCGTTATCCGCAGGCACGCCAGCGGATCGTGCCGCTGACCGATCGCCGCCAGCCATTGCCGCAGGTCGATGGCAGCGTTCTGCCCTACGGCAACGGCCGCAGTTACGGCGACAGTTGCCTCAACCCGGACGGCACCTTGCTGCACCTGCGCGGTCTCGATCGTTTCATCGCGTTCGATTCCGCCAGCGGCGTGTTGCGCTGCGAGGCCGGGGTGACCCTGGCGGACATCATCGCCATCGCCTTGCCGCAGGGCTGGTTCCTGCCGGTGACGCCGGGCACCCGTTACGTCACCGTGGGTGGCGCGATCGCCAACGACGTGCACGGCAAAAACCATCACGGCTCGGGCAATTTCGGCCATCACCTGCGCTGCTTCGAATTGCTGCGCAGCGACGGCAGCCGCCAGGTGTGCGCGCCCGGCGAGGATTTGTTCGCGGCCAGCGTCGGTGGGCTGGGGTTGACCGGCGCGATCGTCTGGGCGGAATTGCAATTGCGGCGCGTGCCCGGTCCGTGGATGGAGGTCGAGTCGATCCGCTTCGGCCAGCTCGACGATTTTTTCGCTCTGTCGGCGCAATCGGCGCACAGCCACGAATACACCGTCGCCTGGATCGACTGCATGGCTCGCGGCCGCTCCCTAGGGCGCGGCCATTTCCTGCGCGCCGATCATGCGCCCGGCGACGCCGGCCGGCATGTGCCCGCGTCGGCGACGCCTATGGCGATGCCGTTCACACCGCCCATGTCGCTGGTCAACCGGCTCAGCCTGCGTCCGCTCAACGCCTTGTACTACCACCGCCAGCGGGCGCCGCGCCGACGCGACAGTGTTCATTACGCGAACTACTTCTATCCGCTCGACGGCATCGGCGACTGGAACCGCATGTACGGCCCGCGCGGTTTCTTCCAGCACCAATGCGTGCTGCCGCCAGCGAACGCGCGCGACGGCATCGCCGCGATGCTCGGTGAAATCTCGCGCGACGGCGGCGGTTCGTTCTTGGCGGTGCTGAAAGAATTCGGCGAGATTCCCTCGCTCGGCCTGCTTTCGTTTCCTCGTCCCGGCACGACGCTGGCATTGGATTTTCCTAATGGCGGCCCGGCGACCTTCGCGCTGCTCGATCGCCTCGACGCCATCGTCGCCGAGGCCGGCGGCGCGGTGTATCCGGCCAAGGATGCGCGCATGTCCGGCCGTCTGTTCCGTAGCGCATACCCGCAATGGCCGCGCTTTCAGGCCCATATCGATCCGAAGTTCTCGTCCGGTTTTTGGCGCCGGGTGATGGAGTGA
- a CDS encoding UbiA family prenyltransferase: MCVDLDGTLLKSDLLYESVLALFSRRPLLLLLLPFWLLRGKAALKHEIASRVELDVATLPYDERVVDALRETQARPRVLCTASHTKFAQQVATHLGVFDLVLASDDGVNLSGANKAQALAERFGERGFDYMGNAAIDLPVWARARNAWVVNGSPGLAARAAQVVDVAGQLPAQGGGFKTWIKALRIHQWLKNLLVFLPLLASHRFFDVEAVIVSVLAFIAFNLSASGVYVLNDLLDLPADRQHPRKRLRPFAAGRLPLLHGLFVAPLLALAGFALALIANPWFALVLMGYYATTLAYSLRLKRIVMVDVIVLASLYTLRIIGGAVAIGATLSFWLLAFSMFIFLSLAMLKRYTELSAILGNGQRKVSGRGYAVEDLPLIQSLGSSAGYLAVLVFALYINSPESLALYARPQVLWLICPLLLYWISHLWMTSHRGGMDDDPVVFAATDRASQIVIVFCGLLALGAIG, from the coding sequence CTGTGTGTCGATCTCGACGGCACCTTGCTGAAATCCGATCTGCTGTACGAGTCGGTGCTGGCCTTGTTCAGCAGGCGACCGCTGCTGCTGCTCCTGCTGCCGTTCTGGCTGCTGCGGGGAAAAGCCGCGCTGAAGCATGAGATCGCCTCGCGAGTCGAGCTGGACGTCGCCACCTTGCCGTACGACGAACGCGTGGTGGACGCATTGCGCGAGACCCAGGCACGGCCGCGCGTGCTGTGTACCGCGAGCCACACGAAGTTCGCGCAACAAGTCGCGACCCATCTGGGCGTGTTCGATCTGGTGTTGGCCAGCGACGACGGTGTCAATCTGTCGGGCGCGAACAAAGCGCAGGCACTCGCCGAGCGTTTCGGTGAGCGCGGCTTCGACTACATGGGCAACGCCGCCATCGATCTGCCGGTGTGGGCGCGGGCGCGCAATGCCTGGGTCGTCAATGGTTCGCCGGGCCTGGCCGCGCGCGCGGCGCAGGTCGTCGATGTCGCCGGCCAACTGCCTGCGCAGGGCGGCGGGTTCAAGACCTGGATCAAGGCGCTACGCATCCACCAGTGGTTGAAGAACCTCCTGGTGTTCCTGCCGTTGCTGGCTTCGCACCGGTTCTTCGATGTCGAGGCCGTGATCGTCTCGGTGCTCGCCTTCATCGCTTTCAATCTGAGCGCTTCGGGCGTCTACGTCCTCAACGATCTGCTCGACTTGCCCGCCGACCGGCAGCATCCACGCAAGCGGTTGCGGCCGTTCGCCGCCGGGCGCCTGCCGTTGCTGCACGGTCTGTTCGTGGCGCCGCTGTTGGCGCTAGCTGGTTTCGCCTTGGCGCTCATCGCCAACCCCTGGTTCGCCCTGGTGCTGATGGGGTACTACGCGACGACCCTGGCCTATTCGCTGCGACTCAAGCGCATCGTCATGGTCGATGTGATCGTGTTGGCGAGCTTGTACACCTTGCGCATCATCGGCGGCGCGGTCGCGATCGGCGCCACGCTTTCGTTCTGGCTGCTCGCGTTCTCGATGTTCATCTTCCTCAGTCTGGCGATGCTCAAGCGCTACACCGAGTTGTCGGCGATTCTCGGCAACGGCCAGCGCAAGGTCAGCGGCCGTGGTTATGCGGTCGAGGATCTGCCGCTGATCCAATCCCTGGGCAGCAGCGCCGGCTATCTGGCCGTGCTGGTGTTCGCGCTCTACATCAATAGCCCGGAAAGCCTGGCGCTGTACGCGCGTCCGCAGGTGCTATGGCTGATCTGCCCGTTGCTGCTGTACTGGATCAGCCATCTGTGGATGACCTCCCATCGCGGCGGCATGGACGACGATCCGGTGGTGTTCGCGGCCACCGATCGCGCCAGCCAGATCGTGATCGTCTTTTGCGGATTGCTGGCCCTGGGCGCCATCGGATGA
- a CDS encoding glycosyltransferase: protein MIAQTLVVAGLRASGSGYPNAEQTLKLLQAHEVARIRDLGRELPPHLHLWTLRHLSPLKQLRALAGLGLGNLCSLLRVLWVARGGESVPVYVPYPSVFFMWLASWLPRGIRPYCIVDAYISIWDSMFRDRDRDRSGGGSAASRWIKRFEARALRAASMVLVDTEANRLSMIDDFDLQPQRVRSLPLAIDEAPFLAVPSGVEDSHEPLRVLFVGTLIPLHGVPTILSAIQRLLSDERHAGRFHFRFIGDGQLGPALSEFIAGHDATQVSWVRQWQSLEALASEIAGADICLGVFGGEGKAARVLPFKLYMYLAAGRAIVSQGKMSLPHAVPAPPLLAVETADANDLARALASLAEDSRRRYSLARQARGYFTEHLAGARVVSAWRSILQRE from the coding sequence ATGATCGCGCAGACCCTGGTCGTCGCCGGACTGCGCGCATCCGGATCGGGTTATCCCAACGCCGAGCAGACTCTGAAACTGCTGCAGGCGCACGAGGTGGCGCGTATTCGCGATCTCGGCCGGGAATTGCCGCCGCATCTGCATTTGTGGACGCTGCGGCATCTTTCGCCCTTGAAGCAATTGCGTGCGCTGGCAGGCCTGGGCTTGGGCAATCTGTGCAGTCTGTTGCGAGTGTTGTGGGTCGCGCGCGGCGGCGAAAGCGTTCCGGTCTACGTGCCTTATCCCAGCGTCTTCTTCATGTGGCTGGCGTCGTGGCTGCCGCGCGGCATCCGCCCTTATTGCATCGTCGATGCGTACATCTCGATATGGGACTCGATGTTCCGCGATCGCGATCGCGATCGCAGCGGCGGCGGCTCCGCGGCCTCGCGATGGATCAAGCGTTTCGAAGCCCGCGCCTTGCGCGCCGCGTCCATGGTCCTGGTCGATACCGAGGCCAACCGGCTCAGCATGATCGACGACTTCGACCTGCAACCGCAGCGAGTGCGATCCTTGCCCCTGGCGATCGACGAAGCGCCGTTTCTGGCCGTGCCGTCCGGCGTGGAAGACTCGCATGAGCCCTTGCGTGTCCTGTTCGTGGGTACGCTGATTCCATTGCACGGCGTGCCGACGATCCTGTCGGCGATACAGCGGTTGTTGAGCGATGAGCGGCACGCCGGGCGTTTCCACTTCCGGTTCATCGGCGACGGACAACTGGGGCCGGCGTTGAGCGAGTTCATCGCCGGACACGATGCCACTCAGGTGAGCTGGGTGCGTCAATGGCAATCGCTGGAGGCGCTGGCGTCGGAGATCGCCGGTGCCGATATCTGTCTGGGCGTATTCGGCGGCGAAGGCAAGGCCGCGCGGGTGTTGCCGTTCAAGCTCTACATGTATCTGGCCGCCGGGCGGGCCATCGTCAGCCAGGGCAAGATGTCCCTGCCGCACGCGGTTCCGGCTCCGCCGCTGTTGGCGGTCGAGACCGCCGATGCGAACGATCTGGCACGGGCCTTGGCGTCGCTCGCCGAGGATTCCCGTCGCAGGTATTCTCTTGCCAGACAGGCGCGTGGTTATTTCACCGAGCATCTGGCGGGGGCGCGGGTGGTTTCCGCATGGCGTTCGATCCTGCAGCGGGAGTAA